Proteins encoded in a region of the Melioribacteraceae bacterium genome:
- a CDS encoding response regulator, translating to MITEKVKKILLVDDDLDLLEQNKILLEIKGFNVITAESAEEGFKLFQQEKPDAAIVDLIMEQMDSGFILCYKMKKTDHGKQIPVFMLTSATYETGFKFSTSSKEEKEWIKCDGILNKPVVVDELISKLENFVY from the coding sequence ATGATTACAGAAAAAGTAAAAAAAATCTTGCTGGTGGACGATGATTTGGATTTGCTTGAACAGAACAAAATTCTGCTCGAGATAAAAGGTTTTAATGTTATTACAGCCGAATCTGCAGAAGAAGGATTCAAATTATTCCAGCAGGAAAAACCCGATGCAGCTATTGTTGATTTAATTATGGAACAGATGGACTCAGGATTTATCCTCTGCTATAAAATGAAAAAAACAGATCATGGCAAACAAATACCTGTTTTTATGCTCACTTCAGCTACCTATGAAACCGGTTTCAAATTCAGCACTTCTAGTAAAGAAGAAAAAGAATGGATTAAATGCGACGGCATTTTGAATAAACCTGTTGTTGTTGATGAGTTGATCTCCAAACTGGAAAATTTTGTTTATTAA
- a CDS encoding [Fe-Fe] hydrogenase large subunit C-terminal domain-containing protein: MLHGIVTTIAQRCKRCYSCIRECPARAIRVINGQAVVIEERCISCGHCVKVCSQNAKQIFSDIEVVVDQILPTGNAIAMLAPSFPASFPNNYYKIASALRKIGFKMVTEAAFGADLISKYYSEYSENNSGETIISSACPAVFNWIEKYFVDIIPNVARVVSPMVAMGRYLKKNFGKDVKVVFIGPCVAKKSEYKESSVSDAVDAVLTFTELKEIFEYQKVELETLEETELDPPHAFMGKSFPLTGGLLKTANISGDILEKEIIVVEGKERVEEIIQEIADKKIKSKFVDILFCEGCISGPAVDSDLNFYSRRETVINFINSNINSFDKHEWKSTLYNSRDLNLRRDFHDKNQRKPMPSDEEIRSILSRTNKYSKSDELNCGSCGYPTCREYAVAIAKDLAEDDMCLPFLIDKLESAYKELKDTQEQLHSAEKLASIGQLAAGVAHEINNPLGSIMLYASMLRRKIEKFDNDPQSREDLKLIIDEANRCKNIVSNLLNFARQGKLRLGPVNISEIISNITKQVRINPEFREVLIEVNNQIGQNEIYGDSDQLKQVFINIITNACEALENSSNKKVTININRNEENLFIEVIDSGCGIPSENIGKVFTPFFTTKKMGKGTGLGLAISYGIIKMHKGDIKVSSTEGMGTVFIISLPAKLSFINPIMN; the protein is encoded by the coding sequence ATGTTGCACGGAATTGTTACAACTATTGCTCAGAGATGTAAAAGGTGCTACTCCTGTATTAGAGAGTGTCCGGCCAGGGCTATCAGGGTAATTAACGGCCAGGCCGTTGTGATTGAAGAAAGATGTATAAGCTGCGGACATTGTGTAAAGGTCTGTTCTCAGAATGCGAAACAGATATTTAGCGACATAGAGGTTGTTGTTGATCAGATACTGCCGACCGGTAATGCAATTGCAATGCTTGCACCTTCATTCCCGGCTTCATTCCCGAATAACTATTATAAAATTGCTTCGGCACTAAGAAAGATCGGATTTAAAATGGTTACGGAAGCCGCATTCGGTGCGGATCTAATAAGTAAATATTATAGCGAGTATTCTGAAAACAACTCAGGTGAAACTATCATAAGCAGTGCTTGTCCAGCGGTTTTCAACTGGATAGAAAAATATTTTGTAGATATAATCCCGAATGTTGCGAGAGTTGTTTCACCTATGGTTGCCATGGGAAGATACCTTAAAAAGAATTTCGGTAAAGATGTAAAAGTAGTTTTTATTGGCCCATGCGTAGCAAAGAAAAGTGAATATAAGGAAAGCTCTGTAAGCGATGCGGTTGATGCGGTTCTTACATTTACCGAACTAAAAGAAATATTTGAATACCAGAAAGTGGAACTTGAAACTCTCGAGGAAACCGAACTTGATCCTCCTCATGCTTTTATGGGAAAATCATTCCCACTTACAGGCGGACTCTTGAAAACCGCCAATATATCCGGCGATATTCTGGAAAAGGAAATAATTGTTGTTGAAGGGAAAGAACGGGTCGAAGAAATAATCCAGGAAATTGCGGATAAAAAAATTAAATCGAAGTTTGTGGATATTTTATTCTGCGAAGGTTGTATTAGCGGTCCTGCTGTCGATTCGGATCTTAATTTCTACTCGAGAAGAGAAACGGTTATCAATTTTATCAATAGTAATATCAATTCATTTGATAAACACGAATGGAAAAGTACTTTATACAACAGCCGCGATCTTAATCTTAGACGGGATTTTCATGATAAGAACCAGAGAAAACCGATGCCGTCCGATGAGGAAATTAGAAGTATCTTATCCAGGACTAATAAATATTCCAAATCCGACGAATTGAATTGCGGATCCTGCGGCTATCCTACTTGCCGCGAATACGCAGTTGCAATTGCGAAAGATCTGGCCGAAGACGATATGTGCCTTCCGTTCCTTATTGATAAGCTGGAATCCGCTTATAAGGAATTAAAAGATACCCAGGAGCAGCTTCACAGTGCCGAAAAACTTGCATCAATCGGCCAGCTCGCGGCTGGTGTTGCTCATGAAATTAATAATCCGCTCGGTTCTATTATGCTCTATGCTTCAATGCTTCGCCGGAAAATTGAGAAGTTCGATAACGATCCTCAAAGCAGAGAGGATCTGAAATTAATTATTGATGAAGCTAACAGATGCAAAAATATTGTTTCCAATCTTCTGAATTTTGCCAGACAGGGTAAACTTCGTCTCGGACCTGTTAATATCTCTGAAATAATTTCAAACATAACAAAACAGGTTAGAATTAATCCTGAATTCAGAGAAGTTTTAATTGAAGTAAATAACCAGATCGGGCAGAATGAAATTTACGGGGACTCTGACCAGTTAAAACAGGTATTCATAAACATAATTACAAATGCCTGCGAGGCTTTAGAAAATTCTTCCAATAAAAAAGTTACCATTAACATTAACCGGAACGAAGAGAACCTATTTATAGAGGTTATCGACTCGGGATGCGGAATCCCGAGTGAGAATATAGGGAAAGTATTCACTCCATTTTTTACAACAAAAAAAATGGGAAAGGGAACAGGGCTTGGATTGGCAATTTCCTACGGAATTATAAAAATGCATAAAGGGGATATTAAGGTGAGCAGTACGGAAGGTATGGGTACTGTATTTATTATCTCTCTCCCGGCTAAATTAAGTTTTATAAACCCAATTATGAACTAA